Part of the Tenacibaculum sp. SZ-18 genome, AAATTAATGTTGTCGTTAGTTCAGGGTATATTGTTTTGAAAGATCTAGGGCAAATCAATCGACAGTACTACAAATATTTACTACATAGATATGATGTAGCTTACATGAAGTTGTTGGGTTCTGGAGTAAGGCAAACAATAAATTTTAATCATATTTCAAATAGTTTATTGGCATACCCTCCATTAAATGAACAAACCGCCATTGCCAATTTCTTAGACGACAAAACCGCTAAAATAGACCAAGCCATTGCCCAAAAAGAGCAGCTAATAGCCCTGCTTAAAGAACGCAAGCAAATCATCATTCAAAATGCGGTAACCAAAGGTTTAGACCCTAATGTAAAGATGAAAGACTCTGGTGTGGAATGGATTGGGGAGATTCCGGAGCATTGGGAGGTGAAGAGATTGAAAAATCTAACTAATTATTTTAAAGGGTTTGCTTTCAAATCTCAAGATTTTATTGAAGAGAAAGGCTTACCAATTGTCAAAGCAAGTAATATTAAAAATTGGGAGATTAAGAATGTTAAGTCCTTCATAGATTATAGCAATCAAAGAGAAGAATTTTCGAGGTTTAAATTGTCAACGGGTAATATTATTATATCAACAGTTGGGAGTAAGCCGCATATAAAAGAATCTGCTGTAGGCCAATTAGCATTTGTAAAGGAGGGGTTTAATAATGCATATTTAAATCAGAATACAGTTTGTTTTCGTGCTAATATTAAGATAGAAAAGAGTTTTTTGAAGTATGTTTTCGTGAGTAAATATATGAGAGATAGTTTTGATAGAATCTCATTATGGATTGCCAATCAAGCATATTTGGAGGTCGACTCAATTCGAGAGCAAATTGTTCCCTTGCCTGCTATCAAAGAGCAAAAAGTAATTACCGACTTTATTGAAAAAAAATCATTTAGAATTAATAATACCATTGCCCTTCAACAAACCCAAATCGAAAAGCTTAAAGAGTATAAAGCTACCTTGATAGATAGTGCGGTAACGGGTAAAATAAAAGTGTGTTAGCTGCTATGCAAGAAGACAGAGACCAATTAATAGAGAAAACCAGGAAAGAAGACGAACGATCAGATTTAAAACAGCACGCTGATGGGATGCTGCGTGATTTTGAAAAATTCAATAAAAATTCTTCCAATCGTGCCATTTGGGAATTGGTGCAAAATGCCTGCGATTTAACCACGCAGTGTAAAATTGAAATAGATTATCGAGATAACCTGTTTTCTTTCTCGCATAACGGTAAAGCATTTACTACTAAGACTTTAATTTCTTTAGTAAAACAAGTAAGTGGTAAATATGGTGATGAAGATATTACAGAGGTCGGTAAATACGGCACAGGGTTTTTAACTACGCACACTTTTGGAAGGAAATTCAAGCTTAACTCCTATCTGGATGCAGATGGATATTATTTGCCAATTAAAGACTTTGAAATTGACAGAACACCTAAAATTTGGCAAGACCTAAGTGACAATATTTCGGATCAGAAAAAACGTGTTTACGATTTATTAGAGAAAGAAAGTGCAGTAGAAGTTTCTGCCTTAAAAACCACTTTCACGTATCTCCCTCATTCGGAGAAAGAACGTGAATATATCAAAGAGTCATCCAAGTATTTAGATGATTATATCCCTTTGGTTTTTACAATAAATGATAGATTAAAAGAAGTTGTAATTCATCAACCAAATGGAGCAAAGGACACTTACCAATTTCATAGTAAACAAAGAATAAAAAACGACAAGGGAATTGAATTACACCAATCGATTCTATTAAAGAACAATGAAGAAATACATCTCTTCAGTATAAGAGATGAGGAAGAAGAAATTGAAATTATCCTGCCAATAAACAAGAACAATGAGGTCATTCAGTTTAATGAGAATATTGCCCGTTTATTCTATTACTATCCTTTAATTGGTTCAGAAGATTTTGGTTTAAACTTTATCATTAATTGCAATAAGTTCTTACCCACAGAACCTAGAGACACCATTCATTTAAAAAGTGATAAGGATCAAGTAAAAGCAGATGAAGAAGCAAATAGGCTCATTATTGAGAAATGCTCTAGCCTTATTTTTTCGTTTTTAAGAAGCAACATCATTGAAGTTAAAAACCCATTACTCTATACAAACGTCAACTTTAGAACAGACAGAGATGATATCTTTTTGAACGAGTACTTTACCGAGTTGAGTAATAAATGGAATTCAGAATTAAGTGAACTACCGTTTGTAAAAACAAATGATGGCTATAAATCTATAAATAATGTAAGTTATTTATCGGAAGATTTTTTAAACACAGAAGATGACCTTTTCGATTGTTTTTATGAACTCATCTCAAAGTTTTATTCCAACATCCCTGTTAAAGAAGATATCGTCAAATGGAGTGAACACGCCATTAACTGGAGCAATGAATCCACCAATTTTATAACTCATAGTGATTTACTTGAGAAAATAAGTGAATGTAGTCTTCAAGATTTTAACGAAACGATTCTTGTACAATACTATAAACACATCATTGATTTTGTTGATATCGCCTATTTCAACGATTTAGACTTAATACCCAATATAGAAGGGAATTTCAATAAAATTGGAGTATTGCTAAAACCCGATAATCTCAATGATACACTTATTGAACTGGGTAAAGTTTTAATACCTGTCTCAGTTTCAAAATTGATTCATCCTGCTTTTCATTTCAGTTTTTCTATCAATTTATTTAATCGTAGAAATTTCTCTGATGAAGTAAAAAACAGCTTAGATGAAAAAAATATAGGCGATTCTATTTTTTATCCTGAAGAACTAAACAATGAACTTTATCATTATGATTTAGTAGAGACAAAAAATAAAGTTGAGGCATCCTATTTCAAATCCCTATTAGAATTTTGTAAACTCACCAATAGTACTGATTCAATCAGTAAGCCAAACCAACTATTAAAAAAGATTTCAACCTACTACAATTGGGATGAAAGTTTACTTCACCTGCCTAGTTTAAGTGAAGACAGTGAAAATATTGAGTCACGCTCTACCAGAAAAGTACTAATTAAAATATTCTGCAATTTAATAGCATTGCACAATAACAATTGGGTTAAAGAGAACACTGCGTTTTTGAGCGATTTATGCTCCCTCTATGACGATAGCTATAAAGAGGTTTACAAGGAAAGCAAAATCTATCCAAATCAATTGTTCGAACTTCATTTAGCTGAAGATTTGAAAAGAGATAAAGGGGTTGATGAGGATATTAAATTAATTTATTTAAGTGTTATTGCTAAGGATATTAATGAAGTTTTAGTGATTAGCGATTTTAATGCATTTCTACCAGACGACTACATCAACAATAGATCTCTAACGACTACTATTGAAGAAACCTTATTTCAGGATAATATTAGTGATATAGAGAATCATCCTTTTAAAACCACTATACTCAAAATCATCCCACTTTTAACGGAGCAAAAATATCAACATTTGTTTCCTCAGTTAAACGACAAAAAGGCAAGCATAATGATTTCAGTGGTTTCTAAAGAAGAAACCAAAGAAGACATATTTTCAATAGTGACACTAGATGATGAAAAAATCAAAAACATTGGTGACCTAGTAAGAAAATCCAATTTTGAAGAAATACTGAATAAAGCACTTGAAAGTATTGAAGATGAAAATCAACGTAAGGCTAATTTTCAATTCAAACATCAAATCGGTACTCACATAGAAGAGAAATTGAAAGAACACCTAAAACAGTTGTTTCAGCCAGAGGATATTAAATGTGAAGTATTAGGCGAGCAAGATGGTCAGGATATAGTCATCAAAATAAAGGATGAGATTAAATACTACATAGAAGTAAAATCTAGATGGGATAAACGAACTTCAATCAAAATGTCTCGGAACCAAACATTGAGATCTAATGAGCACCATAATATTTATGCTTTATGTTCTGTAGACATGACCGACTATCATGAAGAAGACAGATTTGAAATCTCAGATATCAACAAAATTTTAGACAATATAAAATTCGTCAACAATATTGGTGAAAAGGTAGAACACCTTGTGGAAGTTTTTGAGCAAACTAAACAGCTGGATGAAATTCACCTAGATGGTGATTATAGAACACTAGTACCTCAAAAAGTAATTGAAGCATTTGGATTAAGTTTTAGACGATTTGAAGATTACTTAATCGCCTCATTAAAAAGTACAATACATGCAGAGTAAAACTAACGAACAGGCATTAGAAGCTGCCATAGAAAAAGCCTTAACTGGAACTTGCTTAGAAGATGTAAAATCAGCAGGAAACACCGTGCAAGAAGCGCAAGATTTGTATCGGACAGGCAATGGCTATTATATCGGTGTTGCCAATGATTTTAATGCAAAATATGCCCTAGATGAAACCCGTTTTTGGCACTTTTTAGAGGAAACTCAAAAAGAAGAACTCGAAAAACTGCAACGCTCTTCCGATTGGAAACTAAAAATTCTAGAGCGCTACGACCGTATGGTTAAGAAATACGGCATTCTGCGTTTGTTACGGAAAGGTCTAGAAGTAGAAGATGCGCATTTTACCTTGTTGTATCAATTGCCTATGGCGAGTAGTAGCCAAATGGTAAAAGACAATTTTGAGAAAAACGAGTTTAGTGTTACCCGACAAATTCGCTATAACCTAGAAAACACCAGAGAAGAAATTGATATGGTGGTTTTTATCAACGGTTTGGCAATTGCCAGTTTAGAACTCAAAAACCAATGGACAGGACAAAACGCCAAAGTTCATGGTATCAAACAATACAAATACGATAGAGATACCCGACAGCCACTATTGAATTTTGGGCGTTGCATTGTGCACTTTGCGGTAGATACGGATGAAGTGTATATGTGCACCAAATTGGCTGGTAGTAAATCGTTCTTTTTACCCTTTAACAAAGGACATAATGAAGGTAAAGGCAATCCACCCAATCCTTTTGGACATAAATCTGCTTACTTGTGGGAAGAAGTATTTACGCGTGAAAGTTTAGCCAACATTATTCAGCATTTTGTTCGTTTTGATGGCAAAGCTAAAGATGCACTCAGCAAGCGCACCTTATTTTTCCCTCGTTTCCATCAAATGGATGTGGTACGTAAAATATTGGGGCACGCTTCTAAAAACGGTGTGGGTCATACCTACTTAATTCAACACTCGGCAGGTTCAGGAAAATCCAACTCCATTACATGGGCGGCTTATCAACTCATAGAAACTTATCCTGAACAAGAAGGATTACCGGGTTCAAAAGGGATTCAGAATCCATTATTCGATTCCGTAATTGTAGTAACCGATAGAAGGTTACTAGACAAACAGCTTCGTGAAAACATCAAAGAGTTTTCAGAAGTTAAAAATATTGTTGCCCCTGCTTTCACTTCTAAAGATTTACGAGACAATTTAGAGCAAGGCAAAAAGATCATCATTACCACCATTCAGAAATTCCCTTTCATAGTAGATGGCATTACAGATTTAAGTGACAAACGATTTGCCGTAGTTATTGATGAAGCACACAGTTCCCAAAGTGGAACAGCCGCAGGTAAAATGAACCAAGCCATGGGTATGGGGCAAAATGAAGAGGAAGAAGATGCGCAAGACAAAATATTAAAAGCCATGCAAGCCCGAAAAATGAAGGGCAATGCTTCATATTTAGCTTTTACAGCCACCCCAAAAAATGCTACGCTAGAACGTTTTGGAACCCAACAAGAAGATGGTTCATTTAAACCTTTCCACTTGTATTCTATGAAACAAGCCATTGAAGAAGGGTTTATTTTGGATGTTTTAGCGAACTATACCACTTATAAAAGCTATTACGAAATAGAAAAGTCTATAGAAGATAATCCACTATTCGATACCAAAAAAGCACAAAAGAAACTGCGTGCATTTGTAGAGCGAGATAAACGCACCATTGCCACCAAAGCTGAAATTATGATGGAGCACTTTATTAGTAAAGTGTACAACACCAAAAAGCTGAAAGGAAAGGCAAAAGCCATGGTAGTAACACAAAACATTCCATCAGCAATCCGTTATTATCAATCGCTATCCAGAATATTAAAAGACAAAGGCAATCCGTTTAATATTGCAGTCGCTTTTTCTGGTAAGAAACTGGTAGATGGTGTAGAATACACAGAAGCAGATTTAAATGGCTTTGGAGACAAAGACACCCGCGATAAATTTGACACGGACGAGTACCGTATTTTGGTAGTAGCTAACAAATACTTAACAGGTTTTGACCAACCTAAGTTATGTACTATGTATGTAGATAAGAAATTGCAAGGTGTTCTCGCGGTGCAAGCTTTAAGTAGATTAAACCGAGCAGCAGATAAGCTAGGAAAGAAAACAGAAGATCTGTTCGTTCTAGATTTCTTCAACAAAGTAGATGACATTAAAGCTTCATTTGATCCTTTTTATACCTCTACTTCTTTAAGTGGTGTAACAGATATTAATGTATTGCACGAAATCAAGGGATCTCTAGATGATGTAGCTGTTTATGAATGGTCAGAAGTAGAATCATTTGTAGAAAAGTATTTTGAGGGTGTAGATGCACAACAACTCAGTCCAATTATTGACACAGCAGCCAATCGTTTCAACCAAGAATTGGAATTGGAAGATGATGAAAAAGCAGACTTCAAAATTAAAGCCAAACAGTTTGTAAAAATCTATGGACAAATGGCTTCCATCATGCCTTATGAGGTATTGGAGTGGGAAAAGTTGTTTTGGTTCCTGAAATTCTTAGTTCCTAAATTGATTGTGAAAACCAAAGAGGACGAACTCATTGATGAATTGTTGGAATCAGTTGATCTGTCCACGTATGGTTTGGAACGAACAAAACTGAATCACACCATTGGCTTAGATGATTCTTCAACGGAATTGGACCCA contains:
- a CDS encoding restriction endonuclease subunit S encodes the protein MTKNTFQKYSGYKDSGEYWLGEIPDYWEAKKLKHLFSEKKITHNPNLGCGAISFGEVITKDDDKIPESTKASYQEVLEGEFLVNPLNLNYDLKSLRIALSKINVVVSSGYIVLKDLGQINRQYYKYLLHRYDVAYMKLLGSGVRQTINFNHISNSLLAYPPLNEQTAIANFLDDKTAKIDQAIAQKEQLIALLKERKQIIIQNAVTKGLDPNVKMKDSGVEWIGEIPEHWEVKRLKNLTNYFKGFAFKSQDFIEEKGLPIVKASNIKNWEIKNVKSFIDYSNQREEFSRFKLSTGNIIISTVGSKPHIKESAVGQLAFVKEGFNNAYLNQNTVCFRANIKIEKSFLKYVFVSKYMRDSFDRISLWIANQAYLEVDSIREQIVPLPAIKEQKVITDFIEKKSFRINNTIALQQTQIEKLKEYKATLIDSAVTGKIKVC
- a CDS encoding sacsin N-terminal ATP-binding-like domain-containing protein, which produces MQEDRDQLIEKTRKEDERSDLKQHADGMLRDFEKFNKNSSNRAIWELVQNACDLTTQCKIEIDYRDNLFSFSHNGKAFTTKTLISLVKQVSGKYGDEDITEVGKYGTGFLTTHTFGRKFKLNSYLDADGYYLPIKDFEIDRTPKIWQDLSDNISDQKKRVYDLLEKESAVEVSALKTTFTYLPHSEKEREYIKESSKYLDDYIPLVFTINDRLKEVVIHQPNGAKDTYQFHSKQRIKNDKGIELHQSILLKNNEEIHLFSIRDEEEEIEIILPINKNNEVIQFNENIARLFYYYPLIGSEDFGLNFIINCNKFLPTEPRDTIHLKSDKDQVKADEEANRLIIEKCSSLIFSFLRSNIIEVKNPLLYTNVNFRTDRDDIFLNEYFTELSNKWNSELSELPFVKTNDGYKSINNVSYLSEDFLNTEDDLFDCFYELISKFYSNIPVKEDIVKWSEHAINWSNESTNFITHSDLLEKISECSLQDFNETILVQYYKHIIDFVDIAYFNDLDLIPNIEGNFNKIGVLLKPDNLNDTLIELGKVLIPVSVSKLIHPAFHFSFSINLFNRRNFSDEVKNSLDEKNIGDSIFYPEELNNELYHYDLVETKNKVEASYFKSLLEFCKLTNSTDSISKPNQLLKKISTYYNWDESLLHLPSLSEDSENIESRSTRKVLIKIFCNLIALHNNNWVKENTAFLSDLCSLYDDSYKEVYKESKIYPNQLFELHLAEDLKRDKGVDEDIKLIYLSVIAKDINEVLVISDFNAFLPDDYINNRSLTTTIEETLFQDNISDIENHPFKTTILKIIPLLTEQKYQHLFPQLNDKKASIMISVVSKEETKEDIFSIVTLDDEKIKNIGDLVRKSNFEEILNKALESIEDENQRKANFQFKHQIGTHIEEKLKEHLKQLFQPEDIKCEVLGEQDGQDIVIKIKDEIKYYIEVKSRWDKRTSIKMSRNQTLRSNEHHNIYALCSVDMTDYHEEDRFEISDINKILDNIKFVNNIGEKVEHLVEVFEQTKQLDEIHLDGDYRTLVPQKVIEAFGLSFRRFEDYLIASLKSTIHAE
- a CDS encoding type I restriction endonuclease subunit R, whose translation is MQSKTNEQALEAAIEKALTGTCLEDVKSAGNTVQEAQDLYRTGNGYYIGVANDFNAKYALDETRFWHFLEETQKEELEKLQRSSDWKLKILERYDRMVKKYGILRLLRKGLEVEDAHFTLLYQLPMASSSQMVKDNFEKNEFSVTRQIRYNLENTREEIDMVVFINGLAIASLELKNQWTGQNAKVHGIKQYKYDRDTRQPLLNFGRCIVHFAVDTDEVYMCTKLAGSKSFFLPFNKGHNEGKGNPPNPFGHKSAYLWEEVFTRESLANIIQHFVRFDGKAKDALSKRTLFFPRFHQMDVVRKILGHASKNGVGHTYLIQHSAGSGKSNSITWAAYQLIETYPEQEGLPGSKGIQNPLFDSVIVVTDRRLLDKQLRENIKEFSEVKNIVAPAFTSKDLRDNLEQGKKIIITTIQKFPFIVDGITDLSDKRFAVVIDEAHSSQSGTAAGKMNQAMGMGQNEEEEDAQDKILKAMQARKMKGNASYLAFTATPKNATLERFGTQQEDGSFKPFHLYSMKQAIEEGFILDVLANYTTYKSYYEIEKSIEDNPLFDTKKAQKKLRAFVERDKRTIATKAEIMMEHFISKVYNTKKLKGKAKAMVVTQNIPSAIRYYQSLSRILKDKGNPFNIAVAFSGKKLVDGVEYTEADLNGFGDKDTRDKFDTDEYRILVVANKYLTGFDQPKLCTMYVDKKLQGVLAVQALSRLNRAADKLGKKTEDLFVLDFFNKVDDIKASFDPFYTSTSLSGVTDINVLHEIKGSLDDVAVYEWSEVESFVEKYFEGVDAQQLSPIIDTAANRFNQELELEDDEKADFKIKAKQFVKIYGQMASIMPYEVLEWEKLFWFLKFLVPKLIVKTKEDELIDELLESVDLSTYGLERTKLNHTIGLDDSSTELDPQNPNPRGAHGGDEEKDPLEEIIRTFNERWFHGWDATPEDQRVKFVTLSKHIQAHPDYQTKVAENSDTQNREIAFKKILDDVMREQRKKELDLYKLYAKDDSFYQAFFDTMKRMVDNPGLGQSR